The nucleotide sequence CTCTTCACGTCAAAAATGATTCCCCAAACGTTCTCATCAGGTAATATAGATCATCGCAATGTTAGAGCCACAGTCACATGTCTTCAGTTTATCGCCTGTTCCGACGAGGAATGATCTCGAACATGAGGGAATTCTCAAATCCAGCGGTCGGGGAAGAGTTTTCGGGGGTTGAGATGGCCCAATGGCCAGACTGTGGATACATTTTGGTTCGTCTATCTCATCGGGGTCATGTCTTGATGTTGTGGTGTGGTCGCAGGGAGCTCGCAAAGCTTAGTCATCGGCACCAGAGCCGTCCCGTGACTTTCATGCCCGTTTGCCAACAGTAGACATGGAAGTGTAACTGTATTGCCCTGAATCTTAATTGATATTTGACTTATTTTTCTTTGTGGTTTGCGGTCCATCCGGGGATCTCGCTTTTAGGATAAAAATGGTGGCTTATGAAATGATGCCTGGAGGGGCTTGAGCGAACAGGTTTGAAACCGAAACCCAAACCAACCTGGAATATCCATATCGAGATGGAGATGCTCATTGGAGGTATCGGAATAAGTCAGCAAATAACCTCGCCAACTTATTAGCGAGGAAAACCTCGAACTTGTTTCTGCATGCACCAGGGCAGGGTTGGTGTAGCTATTGCTACCGTACTTTGATCACTCAAATGTTTCTTTTCAGAACACGGAAAGGCACTGAAAGAAAGAGGGTGTTATCGCCCATTATTACGCCTCAGCTTTTGGCTACCTATGTTGGGGCGATTCCCATTTGCATGGGGACCTGATGCAATGCAGCCCGGGCAGGTTAGAAAGGGTCCGGCCCGGCAGCGGGGAAGCTGGGCCTCCACTGTTAAGTTGATGCAGCTGTTTGCTAGGTGAAAGCTTAACAGACAAGGTCAAGTCAGGTTAGGTCAGGTCAGGCCAGGCAGGAGGTACTAAAGACTAAATCCGCTGGGGGAGAAGAGTGACCCTCGTGATAGATAGCGCAAGTTGGTAGCCATGATAAGTGATGTGATTCGTACAGTAACTGTCGGCGTTTCTCGTCAAGCCAGACTCGATTCATGTTGAGTGCTAACATTAACAATGGCTAATTGACGAGTTATTCTTACTTCAAATACATTCGTATCCTACTTTCATTCCTCTTCTTTTAACCTGCGTCTCTATAACTGCTAACTAACATACGAGTTAGCGAGTGGTAACGGTGACGCGCTGTTGTTCTGACGGGAACCACCTCCACCTCTACCCGCCCCgtccatcgccatcaccatctccatctccatctccatccacTCGTCTTCTCCTACAACTACCCACTGCTATAGTACACAAGTCAACTTGCTCTCCCAACTGCAAGATCACTTGAGTCTATTgctcttatttatttatttatttatttatttatttatttatttcgcTTCTGCTCCGCTTTGTCAGCCTCGCCGGTAATTTGTCGATACATCCGAGAAGCTCGTGCTACCACCTCCCAGACGACTGTTACGACTGTTTCCGACTACGCTATAGCTCGCACCCCCACTGCAAGCCTGTGCTGGAACCCATCCTAGGGCTTCACCTGGCAGTTAACTCACCTGCCCTTGCTGTCGGGTGTCTTACTACCAAGGTACCTGAGGTGATAGCCGGGCTGTTTCGTTTCTGCTTGTCGTGGACATGGCAAGTCCCCTTCACCAAGCTTCTCGCTCGTCTGCTCGTCCCGAACCAGCTTCGCCATCCACTCGCCACGCTCATTTCTTTCCTCCGCATAACTCATCCATCGCCAATACTCCCACCTTTTATACACATCCTGCCCGTACTTCGATATTCAGTGCATCCGGCGAGCTCAACTTTCTGGGCCCCGAACCGACGAATACTGTCATGGAAACTGTTGGGATGGAGACGAACGCTCGGAGAACTGGTCTACCGTCCTTCTCGCGAGCCTTTAACATGCTTGTGGAATCCGGGGCAGTTGATAACAATTCCAAGAACGAGAATGAGACGTTCTTTGTCCCATCTTATCTCGAGAACTCGACATACGTCCAGAAGCTCCGAGAGGCACACCAAGCTAAAGTTCAGTCCCGCCGCGACTCGACTCCAGCAAATGGCTTATCCCAGCACTCCGCTACGTTCAATCAGCATCCCTTGCCCCCGGGTTCGCATCGAGGCATGTCGCATACTGTTATAGAGCGCCCCCCGGCctttgaggaggatgatgaccTAGCACCTTTGCCAACAAAATGGAACAAGGATGATCAGTGGGGAGGTATTGAGATCCAGGCTGACGGCTGGACTGTGAAGTACATTGGACCTAAAAATCAGCACGACCAAGACCACATGGCTTGTGCAGTCCGCGCCGACCACTACATGCCCCCCCAGTGCGGAATTTATTACTTCGAGGTGCAAATAGCAACAGCTAAACGCGACGATGCGACTATAGGAATTGGGTTTGCAACCAAGAACGTCAGTCTGTCGCGGCCTATTGGCTGGGAACCCGAGGCCTGGGGCTATCACGGCGACGACGGGCGATGTTTCACAGGATCAAATATAGGAAGACACTACGGCCCTGGATACAACGCATATGATGTGATCGGATGTGGCGTGAATTTCAGGGAGAACACCGCCTTCTTCACCAAAAATGGAGTTAAGCTGAGTATGTGTATGCACACCAACACCCCGGAGAAGtaagaaaactcgggacctgtATCCTAGGGAATGAAAGACCGGCCCAAAGGCCTCTCAAGCCCATCCTAAATCTGTATGGGTTAGGATTGCCATCATCCTAAGTGATGAACATCTACGTCTGCACTGGACTTACTCAAATCTCTCGTCACCCAGGATACAGGTCCtcagttttcttgctccctgaggcaGCTCTTCTTGCGTCCCTCGCTAACAAGCAATAGTCACGGCATTCAACGATGTCAACAGAGGTAGGCTATACCCAGCGATTAGCCTCAAAAAGCCCGGCGAGTCTATCCGAGTCAATTTTGGACAAACCCCTTTTGTGTATAACATCGACGATATGATGCGGGTAGGCCTGTGCAACACCCCACATACAACACGATGCATAATTAATGCCCTTCTAGGAAGAACGTGACAGAGTACAGAAAGATATCCAAGCTACAGACACATCAAGTCTCGTCCCAAACATGAGCGAAACCGATGTAATCCAGGCACTTGttctccagttcctccaacATGATGGCTACGTGGGTACAGCTCGGGCTTTTGCAGAAGACAtgaagaagcaaaaagaagCTCTAAGTCTTGATCCCGGAGTCAAGGTCGACGGTGTTAGTATtagagatgatgaagacgcaAATAATCGCCAACGTAAGATCACACTTTCTTGTTGCCTTGTCCTACTTCTGACCACGACACAGGGATTCGGCGTGCAATCCTCGAAGGGGATATTGACAGGGCGCTCAAGTACACGAATGCATACTATCCCCACGTTCTAAAGGATAACGAACAGGTTTATTTTAGATTGCAATGTCGCAAGTTTATCGAGTTGGTGCGAAAGGCGGCCCAGCTCAACATGCGCAATGAGACCAAGGGTAATGGGCATGTTAACAACCCCGCCCCTCAGACCATGGATCTCGATCTTAATGGGAGCGAAAATACTTCAAGAGATACCGATGGTGGTGAGAATAAGACAGTGGTTGCAGAGCTTGAGCGCAATATGCTGGAGTACGGACGGACACTCCAGGAACAATACGTCAATGACCCACGGGTAGAAGTTAGCAAGGCACTTACTGAGATTTGGGCATTGTTGGCATATGAAAACCCACTCAAGGTGCCTCAAGTCAGCCACCTCTTGGATAGGAACGGTAGGGTTACTGTTGCAGAGGAACTAAACTCGGCCATTCTACGTAAGTCGAACAAAGGAACATATCAGTAGTTGACAACGCTAACGAACAAGCAGTATCTCTCGGCAAATCGTCTCGAGCAGCATTAGAGAAAGTATATGCTCAGACCAGCGTGCTCCTTGAAGACCTTCGCCAAGACGGTGGCGAGGGGGCATTTGCTTCAGTAAATGATGTCTTGAAGGGAATTCCACAACCCCCACAACACTGATTCCAGCCTCGCCGACATGCCTTCTTTTGCCTCATTATCGGCTTACATTCTTGGGGTTTTGTGGTCATCGGCGTTCTACAGGGTAATGCTATGAGTATGGAGTTTCTCTTGCTTTCTGTTTCTGCTTACTTCTTACCACATGAGCCTGTAAGATACTGTGCTCATATGAGAGTGGCACTTTGTCGATACAACGCATTTCGAATGGAGGTTCTGTGTTCCTGATAAACTCTTATAGACGggtgaagagcttgaggatggcTTCATGGATAATAGGTC is from Fusarium musae strain F31 chromosome 4, whole genome shotgun sequence and encodes:
- a CDS encoding hypothetical protein (EggNog:ENOG41), which translates into the protein MASPLHQASRSSARPEPASPSTRHAHFFPPHNSSIANTPTFYTHPARTSIFSASGELNFLGPEPTNTVMETVGMETNARRTGLPSFSRAFNMLVESGAVDNNSKNENETFFVPSYLENSTYVQKLREAHQAKVQSRRDSTPANGLSQHSATFNQHPLPPGSHRGMSHTVIERPPAFEEDDDLAPLPTKWNKDDQWGGIEIQADGWTVKYIGPKNQHDQDHMACAVRADHYMPPQCGIYYFEVQIATAKRDDATIGIGFATKNVSLSRPIGWEPEAWGYHGDDGRCFTGSNIGRHYGPGYNAYDVIGCGVNFRENTAFFTKNGVKLSMCMHTNTPEK